ATTTGTGGTAAGGTGATATATTGCTGATACGCCTAACATAGAAATTAAGGTTACTGAATAAAGTAAAATGGAAAATGTGGCGTAAGATGTTTTATTTCCACTTTTGACAAACAGAACTATCATTCCTGCAAAAGCCAATAGCGCCCCAATTCCATGTGAGACGCTATTAAATTTTTCTTCTTTTGTGAAAACTAATCTTTCGTTCATGCAAGCAAGACTACTAGCACATTCAGGGCAACAATTACTCTACTATGAGTTTAATCCTCATGGAACCCGAATGTCCTGGAAAGGTACAAACAATCCAGTATTCACCAGCAAATTTAGGTGTATCAAAATAAATAGTTTCGTCAGTTTCTGGCTGAACAATTCCGGTGTGAACAAGAACCAAATCCGTATCTGGAACATAATTTAAATCCGCACCATCCAATCCTAAATGCAGTGCCAAATCGCCCACTTTATTTACCGACTCTTCCCCTCTTTCCGTTACAACTAAATTATGCAGCATGTCATCATTATTATTGAATGTTATGGCCACCTTAGATTTTCTTCTCAGTTTAAGTTCAGTAATATCATATTTTAACCCCGGCTTAGTACTAATCACTATTTTTTCATCAGGACCGTTTACCCACGTCAACGGCATTTCATTTACTCTTTTAGGTTGAACCAATCCATTTTTTCCTGTTTTACTTTCAATAGGAGGGGATTGTAAATTACCTCCAGGAACTTCGTTCAACGTATAATACCCAACATCATGCAAAAGCTTCTCTCCACTAGTAGCCTTTAATTCAGGTATTTTCAATTGATGTATAAAACCCAAACGCATACCATTTACTTTCAATTTTACAGAAAGGGCATCATCCGAGATATCAGCCTCCGTAACTACAGCTTTTTGCTGATCTACAATCGGACTTCCATACATATTATGATACAAATAATTAAAAGTCGTAATTTGGTAACTTGAGCTATCAGCTCCTATCTTTTTATTTATAGGCTTCGTAAACTCTAGCAGAAACCCATCAGCTTGAGCCTTCATTGTTTTAACTTCAAAGGGAATCCTTCCATTCCATTTTAACCGTTGTAATCCGAACATTTTTTTCCCTGTTGATGACCAACCTCTACTGGTCATACCTACGAACATACTGTTGTCACTCCCCCATAGCATTCTTAAAATACCAGAAGAAAATCCCTCTACAAAAGGAAAAACAGCACCTTGATAAACACCATTTACCTTTTCCATGAAAACCCGCATGATTTTACTGTGACCTTGATCACCAACAAACATCTGACCTTCAAAAGGTCCGAACTGACCTTTGGTAGTGTCATAAATCATATCTGATGTAGAGATTCCTAAAATGGTGTGCGGCAACCATATTGCCGGCGCTTTTAATTCAGGTACCTTTTTAGAGTACTCGTACAGACTGAGACCGGACTGCTCCTC
This genomic interval from Zobellia roscoffensis contains the following:
- a CDS encoding sulfocyanin-like copper-binding protein — its product is MQTLYKTVFFLVLFSSYQFVAAQSAMAKKEAQFYDIIDVPIPKDVVLEVGGLALTDDDKLGVSTRRGEVWVIDKPYGKSPNYTKFASGMHEALGLNYKDNSFYLAQRGELTRLTDRDNDGEADVYKTIYSWPLSGNYHDYSYGPKFLENGDMLVTLNLSWIGHGASLVKWRGWMLQITPDGEMTPIATGLRSPSGFVLNAAGDVFYSENQGDWVGSGRITHLEKGDFAGNPEGLVWSGDPKSPLKLKKEDIEEQSGLSLYEYSKKVPELKAPAIWLPHTILGISTSDMIYDTTKGQFGPFEGQMFVGDQGHSKIMRVFMEKVNGVYQGAVFPFVEGFSSGILRMLWGSDNSMFVGMTSRGWSSTGKKMFGLQRLKWNGRIPFEVKTMKAQADGFLLEFTKPINKKIGADSSSYQITTFNYLYHNMYGSPIVDQQKAVVTEADISDDALSVKLKVNGMRLGFIHQLKIPELKATSGEKLLHDVGYYTLNEVPGGNLQSPPIESKTGKNGLVQPKRVNEMPLTWVNGPDEKIVISTKPGLKYDITELKLRRKSKVAITFNNNDDMLHNLVVTERGEESVNKVGDLALHLGLDGADLNYVPDTDLVLVHTGIVQPETDETIYFDTPKFAGEYWIVCTFPGHSGSMRIKLIVE